One segment of Ficedula albicollis isolate OC2 chromosome 2, FicAlb1.5, whole genome shotgun sequence DNA contains the following:
- the TRIB1 gene encoding tribbles homolog 1 has product PGGGGAAGPSLIASYLLLPLAEREQVSRALSVSSGRELRCKVFPLKHYQDKIRPYIQLPSHRNITGVVEVILGDTKAYVFFEKDFGDMHSYVRSCKRLREEEAARLFKQIVSAVAHCHQSAIVLGDLKLRKFVFSNEERTQLRLESLEDTHIIKGEDDALSDKHGCPAYVSPEILNTTGTYSGKSADVWSLGVMLYTLLVGRYPFHDSDPSTLFSKIRRGQFCVPDHVSPKARCLIRSLLRREPSERLTAPEILLHPWFEAVLEPGYTDQETGTSDQIVPEYHGDSDDISSFFC; this is encoded by the exons cccggcggagGCGGCGCGGCGGGTCCCAGCCTGATCGCCTCGTACCTGCTGCTGCCGCTGGCCGAGCGGGAGCAGGTGTCCAGGGCGCTGAGCGTCAGCTCGGGCCGGGAGCTGCGCTGCAAG GTATTCCCCCTCAAACACTACCAGGACAAGATCCGACCTTACATTCAGCTGCCGTCACACAGAAACATCACCGGGGTTGTCGAAGTCATTCTCGGGGACACCAAGGCCTACGTGTTCTTTGAAAAGGACTTTGGGGACATGCACTCCTACGTGAGGAGCTGCAAGAGGCTGAGGGAAGAGGAGGCTGCCCGGCTGTTCAAGCAGATTGTCTCCGCTGTAGCTCACTGCCACCAGTCAGCCATCGTACTTGGTGACCTCAAGCTCAGGAAATTTGTCTTCTCTAATGAAGAAAG GACTCAGCTGCGTCTGGAGAGCCTGGAAGACACACACATCATCAAAGGCGAAGACGATGCGCTCTCAGACAAGCACGGCTGCCCGGCATACGTCAGTCCTGAGATCCTAAACACAACGGGGACTTACTCTGGAAAATCGGCTGATGTGTGGAGTTTGGGAGTGATGCTCTATACCCTGCTGGTGGGACGCTATCCCTTCCATGACTCGGACCCTAGCACTCTGTTTTCCAAAATCCGGCGTGGACAGTTCTGTGTTCCTGACCACGTCTCCCCCAAAGCCCGCTGCCTCATCCGCAGCCTCCTGCGGCGGGAGCCTTCTGAAAGACTCACTGCTCCAGAGATCTTGCTTCACCCTTGGTTCGAGGCAGTCTTGGAGCCTGGATATACAGACCAGGAGACGGGAACTTCGGATCAGATTGTCCCAGAATATCATGGAGACAGTGATGATATTAGTTCCTTCTTCTGCTAA